The Streptomyces halobius genomic interval GGCGGGGGTGCGGCCCTTTCCCTCGCCACCAGTGCGGTCTTCGTCGGCGCCACCGCTTCCGCCGCCAACCCCGCCGCGCTGATCGAGATCGCGGGCCAGTTGAACTACCAGGAGGTCGCGTACAGCCTCGCGGCCGACCCGGTAGCCGGACTCGTCCTGTTGCTACCCCCGGCCCTCTGCCTGACCCTGATCGGCGCCTGCGTGAGAGCCATCCGCCGCCACCCCCAGGGCCTGGGCCCACACGAAACCCTCTCCGGCATCCGCAACCACGCCCTCCCCCACACGCGCGCACGCACCAGCCCGGACGCGCCCGAGCCGGCCGATCCACACATGCCGGCGCCGGTGGCCGCGGCCGATGGCTCCCACACAGGTGGGTAACCGCCTCACACCTGCGCCCACACACCTGGTGCGCCACTCGCCCTCACCGCCGGGCACCACACGTCCAACCCCACCGACGAACTCTGAGAATCCCCCACCAGCAAGAGGAGAGAACAATGCAAACGCAGCTCGCACACCAGATGGCCCTCGCCCCTACGGGCGACATCATGATCGCCGGCGCAGTAGCCGCCGTGGCCCTCGGCGCTCTCGCGTTGTTCTTCGGCGCCCTGCTCAGCATCGTCAGGTCCGACCTCACCAGCGGGATGAAGCTGGTCTGGCTCGTTTTCTCCTTGATGGCCCCCTTCCTCGGGAGCCTGCTCTGGTTCCTCATCGGTCGCCGCGACTCCCAGCATCGGGCCGGCATCGCCTGATTCCAAGAGCGCCCCGTCACCGTCTTCGTGTCCTGCAACGGGGCTCCCCGTATCCGCTTGGCGCGGTCTCCCACGTCATCACCCGCAGCCCCGCAGGAGGACCGATGCGGTGCGCCGGGTTCGCGGTCACCGACGACCGCGAGTGGACCTCCCGCGGCCGATGCCTGGCTGCAGGGTCCGCGACTCCATGCGCAATGTCGACGCTCGATGCGCAGTGAATGCGCAAGTCCGGGCCTCGGTGCGCGCTGACTCCGGACCGCAACTACTGGGTGCTGATCTCTTCTGATCCTTCAGGGGGCACCCGCACATACTCGGCTCCGACATGAGTAGCCGTACTCATTGCTCCCCGAACCCGGGCCCCAGCACGATGGCGCCACCTGCACCAAGGAGCCCACCCATGCCCGAGCCCCTCCTCACCTCGCTCACTCGACGCCCGGTGTCCGGGAAACGCGTACCGCGGCGGCCGCTGCCGACCGCACTCGTCGTGGTCGTCGTCGCGGGCATGGCGCTCTCCGCCTGGCACCCGTACGACTCGACGACGTGGCTGCTGGAGACTGTGTGGGTGCTTGTCGGGCTGCCTTTGGTCGTGCTGAGCCGACGGTGGTTCCCTCTCACGAATCTGCTGTGCTGTCTGCTCGCGGCGCACGCGCTGGTGCTCGCCGTGGGCGGCCATTACACGTACGCGCAGGTCCCGTTGGGCGACTGGGTGCAGGGCGGGCTCGGACTCGCCCGCAATCCTACGACCGGTTCGGACACCTCGTGCAGGGCTTCGTGCCCGCCGTCCTGGTGCG includes:
- a CDS encoding PLD nuclease N-terminal domain-containing protein, producing MQTQLAHQMALAPTGDIMIAGAVAAVALGALALFFGALLSIVRSDLTSGMKLVWLVFSLMAPFLGSLLWFLIGRRDSQHRAGIA